The Athalia rosae chromosome 7, iyAthRosa1.1, whole genome shotgun sequence genome window below encodes:
- the LOC125501945 gene encoding uncharacterized protein LOC125501945, protein MQQIEEESIANMDLAIIEARLKELDATRALLLAMKAAQQPNPTEHKGEAGVVGEKAVEKVQAAGGGGSLKRKHRAGRDKDARRNKYKWSESMSARKAASKGGKKSGNDERKNEKEEKEKWKKSRGQGKKSGYRNNKKW, encoded by the exons ATGCaacaaattgaagaagaaagcATTGCG AACATGGACTTGGCCATTATTGAGGCCAGGCTCAAAGAGCTGGATGCGACCAGGGCGCTCCTCCTGGCCATGAAGGCGGCCCAGCAGCCGAATCCCACCGAACACAAGGGTGAAGCCGGTGTTGTGGGAGAAAAG GCAGTTGAAAAGGTTCAAGCGGCTGGTGGAGGCGGGAGTCTCAAAAGAAAGCATCGGGCCGGAAGAGATAAGGATGCGAGGAGAAATAA GTACAAATGGTCAGAATCTATGTCAGCACGTAAAGCTGCTAgcaaaggagggaaaaaaagcggcaatgacgagaggaaaaatgaaaaagaggagaaggaaaagtgGAAGAAGAGCAGAGGGCAAGGAAAGAAGAGCGGCTACCGTAACAACAAAAAATGGTGA
- the LOC105691073 gene encoding putative nuclease HARBI1 isoform X1 gives MNFKKAVFLVMMRRRNNRRNDTSSSCDEDWKVDLQRRRKRKCCPRINNYIEIISRYSDNEFKSYFRMCRDTFDFLHDILAEDLMRRAPGCLTIPSRHQLMIALWKIATMDSYGSVCNRFNVGRATAVRAVRRVTHALFERAPNFIQWPLGNRAIDVIRGFEVSSGFPKTIGAIDGTYISIDAPKVIPADYVNRKGYHSVQLQLVCDHRSLLTHCYVGHPGSVHDRRVFRLSEVSNYLYENENFPENSHILGDAAYELHQHLLTPFCDNGHLTERQKRYNHYHSMARVMVERCIGLLKGRMRSLLHCLPMTRIDLMAEYIVACCVIHNICILRGDEIVEVAIAAAPVENIENNNIHHQVIRNAGVLKRNVIVNNLQ, from the exons atgaattttaaaaagGCAGTTTTTTTAGTAATGATGCGTCGTCGTAATAACCGGCGTAACGATACCTCATCTAGCTGTGATGAAGATTGGAAAGTAGACctacaaagaagaagaaaacgaaagtgTTGTCCGCGTATTaataattacattgagatCATTAGCCGATATTCTGACAAtgaattcaaaagttatttCAG aaTGTGTAGAGATACATTTGATTTTCTACATGATATTTTGGCTGAAGATTTGATGAGGCGTGCACCTGGGTGCCTAACAATTCCATCTCGCCACCAGTTAATGATAGCTCTTTGGAAGATAGCGACAATGGACTCTTATGG ATCAGTTTGTAATAGATTCAATGTTGGAAGAGCTACAGCTGTTAGAGCTGTACGAAGAGTCACTCATGCTTTGTTTGAAAGGGCTCCAAACTTCATCCAATGGCCTTTGGGAAATCGCGCTATTGATGTGATCCGAGGATTTGAAGTGAGTAGTGGGTTTCCAAAAACTATCGGAGCTATCGATGGTACATATATTAGTATTGATGCACCAAAGGTAATCCCTGCAGATTATGTTAATCGAAAAGGATACCACTCTGTTCAACTACag TTGGTGTGTGATCACAGATCTTTACTTACACATTGCTATGTTGGTCATCCCGGTTCAGTTCATGATCGAAGAGTATTCAGATTATCTGAAGTTAGCAACTATTTGTATGAAAATGAGAACTTTCCAGAGAATAGTCATATTTTAGGTGATGCAGCGTACGAGCTGCATCAACACTTACTTACACCTTTCTGTGATAATGGTCATTTAACGGAGAGACAAAAGAGATATAACCATTATCATTCAATGGCTCGAGTAATGGTGGAAAGATGCATCGGTTTGTTGAAAGGACGTATGAGAAGCCTGCTACATTGCTTACCAATGACAAGAATCGATTTGATGGCTGAGTATATCGTAGCGTGTTGCGTGATTCATAATATTTGCATATTAAGAGGAGATGAAATCGTTGAGGTCGCAATAGCAGCAGCTCCAGTggagaatattgaaaataataatattcaccACCAAGTAATACGAAATGCTGGGGTATTGAAAAGAAACGTTattgtgaataatttacaGTAG
- the LOC105691073 gene encoding putative nuclease HARBI1 isoform X3, translating into MNFKKAVFLVMMRRRNNRRNDTSSSCDEDWKVDLQRRRKRKCCPRINNYIEIISRYSDNEFKSYFRMCRDTFDFLHDILAEDLMRRAPGCLTIPSRHQLMIALWKIATMDSYGAPNFIQWPLGNRAIDVIRGFEVSSGFPKTIGAIDGTYISIDAPKVIPADYVNRKGYHSVQLQLVCDHRSLLTHCYVGHPGSVHDRRVFRLSEVSNYLYENENFPENSHILGDAAYELHQHLLTPFCDNGHLTERQKRYNHYHSMARVMVERCIGLLKGRMRSLLHCLPMTRIDLMAEYIVACCVIHNICILRGDEIVEVAIAAAPVENIENNNIHHQVIRNAGVLKRNVIVNNLQ; encoded by the exons atgaattttaaaaagGCAGTTTTTTTAGTAATGATGCGTCGTCGTAATAACCGGCGTAACGATACCTCATCTAGCTGTGATGAAGATTGGAAAGTAGACctacaaagaagaagaaaacgaaagtgTTGTCCGCGTATTaataattacattgagatCATTAGCCGATATTCTGACAAtgaattcaaaagttatttCAG aaTGTGTAGAGATACATTTGATTTTCTACATGATATTTTGGCTGAAGATTTGATGAGGCGTGCACCTGGGTGCCTAACAATTCCATCTCGCCACCAGTTAATGATAGCTCTTTGGAAGATAGCGACAATGGACTCTTATGG GGCTCCAAACTTCATCCAATGGCCTTTGGGAAATCGCGCTATTGATGTGATCCGAGGATTTGAAGTGAGTAGTGGGTTTCCAAAAACTATCGGAGCTATCGATGGTACATATATTAGTATTGATGCACCAAAGGTAATCCCTGCAGATTATGTTAATCGAAAAGGATACCACTCTGTTCAACTACag TTGGTGTGTGATCACAGATCTTTACTTACACATTGCTATGTTGGTCATCCCGGTTCAGTTCATGATCGAAGAGTATTCAGATTATCTGAAGTTAGCAACTATTTGTATGAAAATGAGAACTTTCCAGAGAATAGTCATATTTTAGGTGATGCAGCGTACGAGCTGCATCAACACTTACTTACACCTTTCTGTGATAATGGTCATTTAACGGAGAGACAAAAGAGATATAACCATTATCATTCAATGGCTCGAGTAATGGTGGAAAGATGCATCGGTTTGTTGAAAGGACGTATGAGAAGCCTGCTACATTGCTTACCAATGACAAGAATCGATTTGATGGCTGAGTATATCGTAGCGTGTTGCGTGATTCATAATATTTGCATATTAAGAGGAGATGAAATCGTTGAGGTCGCAATAGCAGCAGCTCCAGTggagaatattgaaaataataatattcaccACCAAGTAATACGAAATGCTGGGGTATTGAAAAGAAACGTTattgtgaataatttacaGTAG
- the LOC105691073 gene encoding putative nuclease HARBI1 isoform X2: MMRRRNNRRNDTSSSCDEDWKVDLQRRRKRKCCPRINNYIEIISRYSDNEFKSYFRMCRDTFDFLHDILAEDLMRRAPGCLTIPSRHQLMIALWKIATMDSYGSVCNRFNVGRATAVRAVRRVTHALFERAPNFIQWPLGNRAIDVIRGFEVSSGFPKTIGAIDGTYISIDAPKVIPADYVNRKGYHSVQLQLVCDHRSLLTHCYVGHPGSVHDRRVFRLSEVSNYLYENENFPENSHILGDAAYELHQHLLTPFCDNGHLTERQKRYNHYHSMARVMVERCIGLLKGRMRSLLHCLPMTRIDLMAEYIVACCVIHNICILRGDEIVEVAIAAAPVENIENNNIHHQVIRNAGVLKRNVIVNNLQ; encoded by the exons ATGATGCGTCGTCGTAATAACCGGCGTAACGATACCTCATCTAGCTGTGATGAAGATTGGAAAGTAGACctacaaagaagaagaaaacgaaagtgTTGTCCGCGTATTaataattacattgagatCATTAGCCGATATTCTGACAAtgaattcaaaagttatttCAG aaTGTGTAGAGATACATTTGATTTTCTACATGATATTTTGGCTGAAGATTTGATGAGGCGTGCACCTGGGTGCCTAACAATTCCATCTCGCCACCAGTTAATGATAGCTCTTTGGAAGATAGCGACAATGGACTCTTATGG ATCAGTTTGTAATAGATTCAATGTTGGAAGAGCTACAGCTGTTAGAGCTGTACGAAGAGTCACTCATGCTTTGTTTGAAAGGGCTCCAAACTTCATCCAATGGCCTTTGGGAAATCGCGCTATTGATGTGATCCGAGGATTTGAAGTGAGTAGTGGGTTTCCAAAAACTATCGGAGCTATCGATGGTACATATATTAGTATTGATGCACCAAAGGTAATCCCTGCAGATTATGTTAATCGAAAAGGATACCACTCTGTTCAACTACag TTGGTGTGTGATCACAGATCTTTACTTACACATTGCTATGTTGGTCATCCCGGTTCAGTTCATGATCGAAGAGTATTCAGATTATCTGAAGTTAGCAACTATTTGTATGAAAATGAGAACTTTCCAGAGAATAGTCATATTTTAGGTGATGCAGCGTACGAGCTGCATCAACACTTACTTACACCTTTCTGTGATAATGGTCATTTAACGGAGAGACAAAAGAGATATAACCATTATCATTCAATGGCTCGAGTAATGGTGGAAAGATGCATCGGTTTGTTGAAAGGACGTATGAGAAGCCTGCTACATTGCTTACCAATGACAAGAATCGATTTGATGGCTGAGTATATCGTAGCGTGTTGCGTGATTCATAATATTTGCATATTAAGAGGAGATGAAATCGTTGAGGTCGCAATAGCAGCAGCTCCAGTggagaatattgaaaataataatattcaccACCAAGTAATACGAAATGCTGGGGTATTGAAAAGAAACGTTattgtgaataatttacaGTAG
- the LOC105691073 gene encoding putative nuclease HARBI1 isoform X4 encodes MCRDTFDFLHDILAEDLMRRAPGCLTIPSRHQLMIALWKIATMDSYGSVCNRFNVGRATAVRAVRRVTHALFERAPNFIQWPLGNRAIDVIRGFEVSSGFPKTIGAIDGTYISIDAPKVIPADYVNRKGYHSVQLQLVCDHRSLLTHCYVGHPGSVHDRRVFRLSEVSNYLYENENFPENSHILGDAAYELHQHLLTPFCDNGHLTERQKRYNHYHSMARVMVERCIGLLKGRMRSLLHCLPMTRIDLMAEYIVACCVIHNICILRGDEIVEVAIAAAPVENIENNNIHHQVIRNAGVLKRNVIVNNLQ; translated from the exons aTGTGTAGAGATACATTTGATTTTCTACATGATATTTTGGCTGAAGATTTGATGAGGCGTGCACCTGGGTGCCTAACAATTCCATCTCGCCACCAGTTAATGATAGCTCTTTGGAAGATAGCGACAATGGACTCTTATGG ATCAGTTTGTAATAGATTCAATGTTGGAAGAGCTACAGCTGTTAGAGCTGTACGAAGAGTCACTCATGCTTTGTTTGAAAGGGCTCCAAACTTCATCCAATGGCCTTTGGGAAATCGCGCTATTGATGTGATCCGAGGATTTGAAGTGAGTAGTGGGTTTCCAAAAACTATCGGAGCTATCGATGGTACATATATTAGTATTGATGCACCAAAGGTAATCCCTGCAGATTATGTTAATCGAAAAGGATACCACTCTGTTCAACTACag TTGGTGTGTGATCACAGATCTTTACTTACACATTGCTATGTTGGTCATCCCGGTTCAGTTCATGATCGAAGAGTATTCAGATTATCTGAAGTTAGCAACTATTTGTATGAAAATGAGAACTTTCCAGAGAATAGTCATATTTTAGGTGATGCAGCGTACGAGCTGCATCAACACTTACTTACACCTTTCTGTGATAATGGTCATTTAACGGAGAGACAAAAGAGATATAACCATTATCATTCAATGGCTCGAGTAATGGTGGAAAGATGCATCGGTTTGTTGAAAGGACGTATGAGAAGCCTGCTACATTGCTTACCAATGACAAGAATCGATTTGATGGCTGAGTATATCGTAGCGTGTTGCGTGATTCATAATATTTGCATATTAAGAGGAGATGAAATCGTTGAGGTCGCAATAGCAGCAGCTCCAGTggagaatattgaaaataataatattcaccACCAAGTAATACGAAATGCTGGGGTATTGAAAAGAAACGTTattgtgaataatttacaGTAG
- the LOC105691073 gene encoding putative nuclease HARBI1 isoform X5 — MRRAPGCLTIPSRHQLMIALWKIATMDSYGSVCNRFNVGRATAVRAVRRVTHALFERAPNFIQWPLGNRAIDVIRGFEVSSGFPKTIGAIDGTYISIDAPKVIPADYVNRKGYHSVQLQLVCDHRSLLTHCYVGHPGSVHDRRVFRLSEVSNYLYENENFPENSHILGDAAYELHQHLLTPFCDNGHLTERQKRYNHYHSMARVMVERCIGLLKGRMRSLLHCLPMTRIDLMAEYIVACCVIHNICILRGDEIVEVAIAAAPVENIENNNIHHQVIRNAGVLKRNVIVNNLQ; from the exons ATGAGGCGTGCACCTGGGTGCCTAACAATTCCATCTCGCCACCAGTTAATGATAGCTCTTTGGAAGATAGCGACAATGGACTCTTATGG ATCAGTTTGTAATAGATTCAATGTTGGAAGAGCTACAGCTGTTAGAGCTGTACGAAGAGTCACTCATGCTTTGTTTGAAAGGGCTCCAAACTTCATCCAATGGCCTTTGGGAAATCGCGCTATTGATGTGATCCGAGGATTTGAAGTGAGTAGTGGGTTTCCAAAAACTATCGGAGCTATCGATGGTACATATATTAGTATTGATGCACCAAAGGTAATCCCTGCAGATTATGTTAATCGAAAAGGATACCACTCTGTTCAACTACag TTGGTGTGTGATCACAGATCTTTACTTACACATTGCTATGTTGGTCATCCCGGTTCAGTTCATGATCGAAGAGTATTCAGATTATCTGAAGTTAGCAACTATTTGTATGAAAATGAGAACTTTCCAGAGAATAGTCATATTTTAGGTGATGCAGCGTACGAGCTGCATCAACACTTACTTACACCTTTCTGTGATAATGGTCATTTAACGGAGAGACAAAAGAGATATAACCATTATCATTCAATGGCTCGAGTAATGGTGGAAAGATGCATCGGTTTGTTGAAAGGACGTATGAGAAGCCTGCTACATTGCTTACCAATGACAAGAATCGATTTGATGGCTGAGTATATCGTAGCGTGTTGCGTGATTCATAATATTTGCATATTAAGAGGAGATGAAATCGTTGAGGTCGCAATAGCAGCAGCTCCAGTggagaatattgaaaataataatattcaccACCAAGTAATACGAAATGCTGGGGTATTGAAAAGAAACGTTattgtgaataatttacaGTAG
- the LOC105691117 gene encoding uncharacterized protein LOC105691117 isoform X1, with product MLVLVKLVKLNLHCTGGLLIVYFFLLETYRSMESKFDSGKYSQKKLWEEVAQILCAEGYSTVTGLQCATKLRSLEKTYKSTKDHNNKSGNDRKTWPFYEIMEEIFSKKAWCNPVAVASSTGLCVQQPKDTADSDSACSLKSSKATNGAKSSLAKRLKQKEIHEENRNKRRREQIEMDAIFLEILEKLSK from the exons ATGCTGGTCCTGGTGAAACTAGTGAAGCTGAAC CTTCATTGTACAGGTGGTCTACTCATTgtgtacttttttcttttggagaCATACAGATCTATGGAATCCAAATTCGACTCTGGAAAGTATTCCCAGAAAAAACTTTGGGAAGAAGTTGCTCAAATTTTATGTGCTGAGGGTTATAGTACTGTCACGGGACTCCAGTGTGCTACAAAACTAAGAAGCCTTGAAAAAACCTATAAGTCGACGAAAGACCATAATAACAAATCTGGCAATGACAGGAAAACATGGCCATTTTATGAG ATCatggaagaaatattttccaaaaaggcTTGGTGCAATCCTGTTGCTGTGGCATCATCCACTGGGCTCTGTGTACAGCAGCCAAAAGATACCGCGGATTCTGACAGTGCATGTTCACTTA aatcaTCAAAGGCTACAAATGGTGCTAAATCTTCACTGGCTAAAAgactgaaacaaaaagaaatacacgaagaaaatagaaacaaaagaCGTAGAGAACAAATAGAAATGGACGCTATATTTCTTgaaattctcgaaaaattatcaaaataa
- the LOC105691117 gene encoding uncharacterized protein LOC105691117 isoform X2 codes for MLVLVKLVKLNLHCTGGLLIVYFFLLETYRSMESKFDSGKYSQKKLWEEVAQILCAEGYSTVTGLQCATKLRSLEKTYKSTKDHNNKSGNDRKTWPFYEIMEEIFSKKAWCNPVAVASSTGLCVQQPKDTADSDKSSKATNGAKSSLAKRLKQKEIHEENRNKRRREQIEMDAIFLEILEKLSK; via the exons ATGCTGGTCCTGGTGAAACTAGTGAAGCTGAAC CTTCATTGTACAGGTGGTCTACTCATTgtgtacttttttcttttggagaCATACAGATCTATGGAATCCAAATTCGACTCTGGAAAGTATTCCCAGAAAAAACTTTGGGAAGAAGTTGCTCAAATTTTATGTGCTGAGGGTTATAGTACTGTCACGGGACTCCAGTGTGCTACAAAACTAAGAAGCCTTGAAAAAACCTATAAGTCGACGAAAGACCATAATAACAAATCTGGCAATGACAGGAAAACATGGCCATTTTATGAG ATCatggaagaaatattttccaaaaaggcTTGGTGCAATCCTGTTGCTGTGGCATCATCCACTGGGCTCTGTGTACAGCAGCCAAAAGATACCGCGGATTCTGACA aatcaTCAAAGGCTACAAATGGTGCTAAATCTTCACTGGCTAAAAgactgaaacaaaaagaaatacacgaagaaaatagaaacaaaagaCGTAGAGAACAAATAGAAATGGACGCTATATTTCTTgaaattctcgaaaaattatcaaaataa
- the LOC105691117 gene encoding uncharacterized protein LOC105691117 isoform X3 yields MESKFDSGKYSQKKLWEEVAQILCAEGYSTVTGLQCATKLRSLEKTYKSTKDHNNKSGNDRKTWPFYEIMEEIFSKKAWCNPVAVASSTGLCVQQPKDTADSDSACSLKSSKATNGAKSSLAKRLKQKEIHEENRNKRRREQIEMDAIFLEILEKLSK; encoded by the exons ATGGAATCCAAATTCGACTCTGGAAAGTATTCCCAGAAAAAACTTTGGGAAGAAGTTGCTCAAATTTTATGTGCTGAGGGTTATAGTACTGTCACGGGACTCCAGTGTGCTACAAAACTAAGAAGCCTTGAAAAAACCTATAAGTCGACGAAAGACCATAATAACAAATCTGGCAATGACAGGAAAACATGGCCATTTTATGAG ATCatggaagaaatattttccaaaaaggcTTGGTGCAATCCTGTTGCTGTGGCATCATCCACTGGGCTCTGTGTACAGCAGCCAAAAGATACCGCGGATTCTGACAGTGCATGTTCACTTA aatcaTCAAAGGCTACAAATGGTGCTAAATCTTCACTGGCTAAAAgactgaaacaaaaagaaatacacgaagaaaatagaaacaaaagaCGTAGAGAACAAATAGAAATGGACGCTATATTTCTTgaaattctcgaaaaattatcaaaataa
- the LOC105691116 gene encoding UPF0488 protein CG14286, with product MRRVNMPPKYKPGGKNFPPKRKPPSSLSSQALEHLPDTLSSSSSTMNTLTGLDSEAEDQLELELCWCIQQLHTALSEGKLSVKQTLDINRTLKVLKSSNAPLIKKRQFMRTTFGDYRTKMENDKKKLGKTTSIVKFTETPKEEKNKHKSIFVKKAAKFNIETNSSEAHGNTDSKSLFRISHSGDDNFKFNFDEPKE from the exons ATGCGTCGAGTAAATATGCCTCCGAAATATAAACCT GGTGGTAAAAACTTTCCTCCGAAGAGGAAACCTCCTTCATCACTGTCGTCCCAAGCTCTGGAACACTTGCCTGACACGCtgtcttcatcttcttcgacAATGAATACTTTGACTGGACTAGATTCAGAGGCTGAAGATCAACTAGAACTCGAACTTTGCTGGTGCATCCAACAGCTACATACTGCGTTGAGTGAGGGCAAGCTCAGCGTGAAGCAAACTTTAGACATAAATAGAACATTAAAAGTTTTGAAAAGCAGTAATGCCCCATTAATAAAAAAACGGCAGTTCATGAGGACAACTTTTGGAGATTATAGAACCAAAATGGAGAATGACAAGAAGAAACTTGGCAAAACTACGTCGATAGTCAAGTTCACAGAGACTCctaaggaagagaaaaataaacacaaATCAATATTCGTCAAAAAAGCTGCAAAGTTTAATATCGAAACAAACAGTTCTGAAGCTCATGGGAATACGGATTCAAAGAGCTTATTCAGAATATCACATTCCGGTgatgataatttcaaattcaattttgacGAACCTAAAGAATGA
- the LOC105691118 gene encoding serologically defined colon cancer antigen 8 homolog: MHSSCKMLGANSYPRRGRYGVSTAATTPLQTHNSSNNFLVRPRIPLRSYSRPKTAANLLGVDAIGFGRSKRLKSRKLNGFQKPETTKKKGPDYTDFAYREAVSKLKYLLAESYNPRTTPRGGRYNTGSNPKINIESGEDTDDRSLASEVSQGKGLLGNLPPSSSPYLPRTKNSQLSRGCSNLAVLSRDPQSAPPELMSFIEKQEEYIEQLEKESQYCRDELGNLLGKVREVVAENDTLHDKNKNGFLKSVLDVYNDNSEEENQEPNDHSLQRDTGGKGKRVRLQKILEGPSIVFESRISELEAQLTQAKVELRKVEEENQANLRRLLEMGGGENNAEAKVQLERALRDKREAEAKLEELQRSLASVRDREADTAHKAKRTLDVLEHAQFEKSQAEAETRRLRDELERQHERLREAAQETSRRVAEERHQIERRYSQQIEQLTADAASHWDTASKSQLESEKQRREMGDLRRDLAQKQALIEELKKELQSKISAMQSDLSQAVAEKDAAEQEISASKLSAERAERQARQEQNRLQSEINSYKQRLERADADLVHCRRENLRLSEQIASLEKEVSLNKMVTSEEHRTPGTATRGESDKELTSMIMDIETKHATTVAGLEDALANQATVVSQLSVECQSLTQRLEANSLKHKEEMASLQSNLNYLTSKIQDSLVQQNDNPDTSVHPKYNTSSANSGTGLEDQQQKFASDQAKGRRPSEKNLQPPIANTDSTATVENDVNNDKRNREVEISNAEQDDDHQAVDYPVPNANEDQDTANHRQMENDPNQVQSDPQLLGNYESQEINPGNTNNQDYDLENYQMDNQNYDSQYADQSYEQYDRYNQGQYEEGGEQVRYDENPEMYQNMPYTEQDYQGYGTEYEGATEEQQAHSVAEQPLEIGGALETDERDFGKHQTIADNAAASMAGEE; encoded by the exons ATGCACAGTTCGTGTAAAATGCTTGGGGCAAACAGTTATCCTAGGAGAGGACGTTACGGCGTTTCGACGGCCGCAACTACACCCCTGCAGACGCACAACTCCTCCAACAACTTTTTAGTCAGGCCGAGAATTCCGCTTAGATCTTACTCGAGGCCAAAAACTGCCGCTAATCTACTCGGCGTCGATGCAATAGGATTCGGGCGATCCAAAAGACTCAAGTCTag GAAACTTAATGGCTTCCAAAAACCGGAaactacaaagaaaaaaggaccAGATTACACGGACTTTGCATACAGAGAGGCAGTCTCAAAGCTAAAATATTTACTCGCAGAGTCTTATAATCCAAGAACAACACCAAG AGGTGGCAGATACAACACGGGTAGCaatccgaaaataaatatcgaatCCGGAGAAGATACGGATGACCGTAGTTTGGCAAGTGAAGTTTCACAGGGTAAAGGGCTCCTTGGAAACCTACCCCCTTCATCTAGCCCTTATTTACCTcggacgaaaaattctcaattatCGCGGGGATGCAGCAACCTCGCTGTGCTTTCTAGAGACCCACAATCCGCACCTCCCGAACTAATGTCTTTCATAGAAAAGCAGGAAGAATATATAGAgcaattggaaaaagaatctCAATACTGCAGAGATGAGCTCGGCAATCTACTCGGAAAAGTTAGAGAG GTAGTTGCGGAAAACGATACGCTCCACGATAAAAACAAGAATGGATTTCTGAAGTCAGTTCTTGACGTTTACAACGATAATTCAGAGGAAGAAAATCAGGAGCCTAACGATCATTCTCTTCAAAGAGATACAGGAGGTAAAGGGAAGCGCGTGAGGCTCCAGAAGATACTAGAGGGTCCAAGCATAGTTTTTGAATCTCGTATCAGCGAACTTGAAGCTCAACTAACACAAGCGAAGGTAGAACTTCGAAAAGTCGAGGAAGAGAACCAAGCAAATTTGAGACGTCTGTTGGAAATGGGAGGCGGAGAAAATAATGCCGAGGCAAAAGTACAACTGGAAAGAGCCCTTAGGGATAAAAGAGAGGCTGAGGCAAAACTGGAAGAACTTCAAAGGAGCCTTGCTTCGGTGAGGGATCGGGAAGCGGATACCGCGCACAAGGCAAAAAGGACCTTAGACGTTCTTGAACATGCACAATTCGAAAAAAGTCAGGCGGAAGCGGAAACACGAAGGCTCAGGGATGAGCTCGAAAGACAACACGAGAGGCTTAGGGAAGCTGCCCAAGAAACAAGTCGCAGAGTGGCCGAAGAAAGGCATCAGATAGAACGCAGGTACAGCCAACAAATAGAACAGCTAACAGCGGATGCTGCTTCTCACTGGGATACAGCCAGTAAGTCGCAGTTAGAGTCTGAAAAACAACGTAGAGAAATGGGAGATCTCCGAAGAGATTTGGCGCAAAAACAAGCATTGATCGAGGAACTGAAGAAGGAACTTCAGAGCAAGATTT CCGCGATGCAGAGCGACCTGAGTCAAGCGGTTGCAGAGAAAGATGCAGCAGAGCAGGAAATTTCCGCTTCGAAATTGTCCGCTGAACGAGCTGAAAGGCAAGCGCGCCAAGAGCAAAACCGATTGCAATCGGAGATCAATTCCTACAAACAGAGATTGGAAAGGGCAGACGCCGACCTGGTCCATTGTCGCCGCGAGAACTTGAGGCTTTCCGAGCAAATTGCCTCCCTTGAGAAAGAG GTCAGTTTGAACAAGATGGTAACGAGCGAGGAACACAGGACTCCTGGGACTGCTACAAGGGGTGAAAGTGACAAGGAATTGACTTCGATGATCATGGACATCGAAACGAAACATG CTACGACTGTTGCTGGCCTAGAAGATGCCCTCGCTAATCAGGCAACTGTCGTCTCGCAGCTATCTGTCGAGTGCCAATCTCTCACACAGCGGTTAGAAGCTAACAGCCTCAAACACAA GGAAGAAATGGCCAGCCTACAAAGCAACTTAAACTACCTTACATCAAAAATACAAGATTCATTGGTACAACAGAACG ATAATCCTGATACATCTGTGCACCCTAAATACAATACCTCATCTGCTAACAGTGGCACAGGCTTGGAAGACCAGCAGCAAAAATTTGCCAGTGATCAAGCCAAAGGCAGAAGACCCTCGGAAAAAAACCTACAGCCTCCCATTGCCAATACAGACTCTACGGCGACCGTTGAGAACGACGTCAACAACGACAAACGCAACAGGGAAGTTGAAATCAGCAATGCCGAACAAGATGATGATCATCAAGCCGTTGACTATCCAGTTCCTAACGCGAATGAAGATCAAGATACCGCCAATCACAGGCAAATGGAAAATGATCCGAACCAAGTCCAATCAGACCCGCAACTCTTGGGAAACTACGAGTCTCAGGAAATTAATCCAGGAAATACTAACAATCAGGACTACGACTTGGAAAATTATCAGATGGATAATCAAAACTACGATTCTCAATACGCCGATCAATCTTATGAGCAATATGATCGGTACAATCAGGGCCAGTATGAAGAGGGAGGAGAACAAGTTCGGTACGATGAAAATCCGGAAATGTATCAAAATATGCCGTACACTGAACAAGACTATCAAGGGTATGGCACAGAATACGAAGGTGCTACGGAGGAACAGCAGGCTCATAGCGTTGCTGAACAGCCCCTAGAAATCGGAGGGGCCTTAGAAACTGATGAAAGGGACTTTGGGAAACATCAAACAATTGCAGATAATGCTGCAGCTTCTATGGCGGGTGAagagtga